In Pseudomonadaceae bacterium SI-3, the sequence CTCAAATCACAGCGTGGGTAAGACGGCCGCTCGACCGAACATCCGAGCGGCTGCGCGCCATGGTCAGACTTCGGGACGCATGTGCGGAAACAGGATCACGTCGCGGATCGAGGGCGAATTGGTCAGCAGCATCACCAGACGGTCGATGCCGATGCCTTCGCCCGCAGTCGGCGGCATGCCGTATTCCAGCGCACGGACGAAGTCGGCATCGAAATGCATGGCCTCGTCGTCGCCAGCGTCCTTATCGCGGACCTGTGCATGGAAGCGCTCGGCCTGGTCTTCGGCATCGTTCAACTCGGAATAAGCGTTGGCAATTTCACGGCCGCCGATGAACAGCTCGAAGCGGTCGGTGACGCTTGGGTCGTCGTTGCTACGACGCGCCAGCGGCGAGACTTCGAACGGGTAACGGGTGATGAAGGTCGGCTGCTCCAGCTTGTGCTCGACCAACTCCTCAAAAATCATCACCTGCAGCTTGCCCAGCCCTTCGAAGCCGAGCACCTTGGCGCCGGCCTTTTTGGCGATGGCACGTGCGGTGTCGATGTCCTGCAAGTCGGCGGCGCTGATTTCGGGGTTGTACTTCAGAATCGCATCGAACACCGAGAGCCGGGCGAAGGGCTCGCCGAAGTGGAACAGCTTGTCGCCGTACGGCACATCGGTACTGCCCAGGACCAGCTGCGCCAGCTCGCGGAACAGCTCTTCGGTGAGGTCCATGTTGTCTTCGTAGTCGGCGTAGGCCTGGTAGAACTCGAGCATGGTGAACTCGGGGTTATGCCGGGTCGAGACGCCTTCGTTACGGAAGTTGCGGTTGATCTCGAAGACACGCTCGAAGCCACCGACCACCAGGCGCTTGAGGTACAGCTCCGGCGCGATACGCAGGAACATCGGCAGGTCCAGCGCATTGTGGTGAGTTTCGAACGGCTTTGCCGCGGCGCCACCGGGGATGGTTTGCAGCATCGGCGTTTCGACTTCGAGGAAGTCGCGCTCGTTGAGGAACTTGCGGATATGGCCGATCACCT encodes:
- the lysS gene encoding lysine--tRNA ligase codes for the protein MSEQPLNQHAIHEEENSLILQRKEKLAAERAKGDVFPNDFRRDSYCNDLQQKYVDKTKEELAEAAIPVKVAGRIMLNRGAFMVLQDMTGRIQVYVNRKTLPADTLEAIKHWDLGDIIAAEGTLARSGKGDLYVEMTDVRLLTKSLRPLPDKHHGLTDTEQRYRQRYVDLIVNEETRHTFRVRSQVIGHIRKFLNERDFLEVETPMLQTIPGGAAAKPFETHHNALDLPMFLRIAPELYLKRLVVGGFERVFEINRNFRNEGVSTRHNPEFTMLEFYQAYADYEDNMDLTEELFRELAQLVLGSTDVPYGDKLFHFGEPFARLSVFDAILKYNPEISAADLQDIDTARAIAKKAGAKVLGFEGLGKLQVMIFEELVEHKLEQPTFITRYPFEVSPLARRSNDDPSVTDRFELFIGGREIANAYSELNDAEDQAERFHAQVRDKDAGDDEAMHFDADFVRALEYGMPPTAGEGIGIDRLVMLLTNSPSIRDVILFPHMRPEV